One window of the Colias croceus chromosome 5, ilColCroc2.1 genome contains the following:
- the LOC123692144 gene encoding protein shank isoform X7, with translation MEGECSEEGWLLVRVHVPELNVQKSLQFSRDQLVWDVKQQCLAALPKVATWYRELKESFNYGLFCPPVNGKAGKFLDEERRLGDYPFNGPVGYLELKYKRRVYKMLKLDEKTLKALHSRANLRRFLEHVQHGQIDKITKACAKGLDPNFHCQETGETPLSIAAGLKTPAKILIALVNGGALLDYRTKDGSTAMHRAVEKNSLEAVKTLLELGASPNYKDGKGLTPLYLSVTNKTDPLLCETLLHDHATIGATDLQGWQEVHQACRNGLVQHLDHLLFYGADMNSRNASGNTPLHVCAVNAQDSCARQLLFRGCDKESLNFANQTPYQVAVIAGNLELAEVIKNYKTEEVVTGSTDEGYLEGRVRGSGASGLFPAHCVQEVRLRHNAHLHQVVSSGTVHHSRVSGRREVGLSKTYSATAPRVKKTLGNTETRTVVLHRARRGFGFVLRGAKAQSPLMELRPSERCPALQYLDDVDAGGVADRAGLRKGDFLLAINGEDVSGASHEHVVELIRSSGALVSMTVVSLHSHAGVGEVNNTCTVPTSKSQGQLSTSGRPYAATLPRKAAGGRSPAPAPPRRDPRTTLSVGRARAKSMVAGLENGGEKEETCEPLSVAGKSSSAESVQLHPGSNNGTPCLGTPVAPRTASIRQRPASSRITAAELEELFQRQADADATGGSGGMMTRSAFQDGSGSPAASPARLASRVYASVADMKRARAKLWSKSASTSTCPAADGAPLRREFHSTPDLAAALAAAPTRTRSSLDLHHEGAVPPPPTGPAPQPQHNAVTSTFRPAAPAKLYAAPQDLAPVAYRHPEQSVRGRTWSRTMSADSSHQYAQPIAIHKTFARQNSTPAPPIPEPDYSMSESDEEEHKHKVEPTAVAETSANSNTSGSSSGSGTMQHSFSVDEIQKIRTRLKASRSCGDELGGERDDGDNSSSGVSSDQEAQARPRRDKVSFCSSVTVKSGNDVISTEPVHSSSESLAPPPMQRHNSLTRKRATAALVRGVARGRSAAERLGVDVARAPGRRCAVSLAELPPPPEEPAEALPALPALPVLAPPPQFSDRVRVVAALPKLSHPM, from the exons GAATTAAAAGAGAGCTTCAACTATGGCCTATTCTGTCCACCGGTCAACGGCAAAGCCGGGAAATTTCTGGACGAAGAGCGGAGGCTCGGTGACTACCCCTTCAACGGACCTGTTGGTTATCTGGAG CTAAAATACAAGCGTCGAGTATACAAGATGCTGAAGCTGGACGAGAAGACGCTGAAAGCGCTGCACTCCCGCGCGAACCTTCGGCGGTTTCTGGAACACGTGCAACACGGACAAATCGACAAAATTACCAAAGCGTGCGCCAAGGGACTCGACCCCAATTTCCATTGCCAAGAAACTGGAG AAACACCTCTATCAatagcggccggcctaaaaaCTCCCGCCAAAATTCTAATAGCGCTGGTCAATGGCGGCGCTCTCCTGGACTATCGGACTAAAGATGGCAGCACCGCCATGCACCGAGCCGTCGAAAAGAACTCTCTAGAAGCTGTCAAAACGCTCCTAGAACTTGGCGCGTCACCGAATTACAAAGATGGCAAGGGACTCACGCCCTTATATCTGTCCGTGACGAACAAAACCGATCCATTATTGTGTGAAACGTTACTACATGATCATGCTACGATTGGAGCTACTGATTTACAAGGGTGGCAGGAAGTTCATCAG GCATGTCGAAACGGTCTGGTCCAGCACTTAGACCACTTGCTGTTCTACGGCGCAGACATGAACAGTCGGAACGCGTCTGGTAATACGCCGCTGCACGTGTGCGCGGTGAACGCGCAGGACTCGTGCGCGCGGCAACTGTTGTTCAGGGGCTGCGATAAGGAATCCTTGAACTTCGCTAATCAGACCCCTTATCAG GTTGCTGTAATAGCAGGAAATTTAGAATTAGCTGAAGTTATAAAGAATTACAAAACCGAAGAAGTTG TAACGGGTTCAACAGACGAGGGCTACCTAGAAGGCCGCGTGCGCGGGTCGGGCGCGAGCGGGCTGTTCCCCGCGCATTGCGTGCAAGAAGTGAGACTACGACATAATGCGCATTTGCATCAG GTAGTTTCATCAGGAACAGTCCATCATTCTCGAGTGAGTGGCCGCCGGGAAGTCGGGCTCAGTAAAACTTACAGCGCCACCGCTCCTAGGGTTAAGAAAAC GTTGGGCAACACGGAGACGCGCACGGTGGTGCTGCACCGCGCGCGGCGCGGCTTCGGGTTCGTGCTGCGCGGCGCCAAGGCGCAGTCCCCGCTCATGGAGCTGCGCCCGTCCGAGCGCTGCCCCGCGCTGCAGTACCTGGACGACGTGGACGCGGGCGGCGTGGCCGACCGCGCGGGGCTGCGCAAGGGGGACTTCCTGCTCGCA ATAAACGGCGAAGACGTGTCAGGCGCGTCCCACGAGCACGTGGTAGAACTCATCCGCAGTTCAGGCGCTCTCGTGTCTATGACGGTTGTCTCACTGCATTCTCACG CGGGTGTTGGTGAGGTGAACAATACATGCACAGTGCCGACCAGCAAGTCGCAGGGTCAACTGTCCACCAGCGGCCGGCCTTACGCCGCAACACTACCACGAAAAGCTGCTGGTG GCCGCAGCCCCGCACCGGCGCCTCCACGGCGTGACCCGCGAACTACATTGAGCGTGGGAAGAGCAAGAGCCAAATCTATGGTCGCTGGACTCG AAAACGGTGGCGAAAAAGAAGAAACGTGTGAACCACTTAGTGTCGCTGGAAAATCATCATCTGCTGAATCCGTGCAATTACATCCTGGTAGTAATA ACGGCACACCTTGTCTCGGTACCCCGGTAGCCCCTCGGACGGCAAGCATCCGACAGCGCCCGGCCTCCTCACGCATCACAGCCGCAGAGCTGGAAGAGCTGTTCCAGAGACAGGCGGATGCTGATGCTAC cgGTGGCAGCGGTGGCATGATGACTCGCAGCGCATTTCAAGATGGCAGTGGGTCACCCGCAGCATCACCCGCACGTCTCGCTTCACGAGTTTACGCGTCTGTTGCTGATATGAAGCGGGCGCGTGCTAAg CTATGGAGCAAATCGGCGAGCACGAGCACGTGCCCGGCCGCAGACGGCGCCCCGCTGCGGCGCGAGTTCCACTCCACGCCCGACCTCGCCGCCGCGCTCGCTGCTGCGCCCACGCGCACGCGCTCCAGTCTCGACCTGCACCATG AGGGCGCAGTCCCCCCACCACCCACAGGCCCAGCACCGCAGCCACAACACAACGCGGTGACGTCCACGTTCCGTCCCGCCGCGCCCGCCAAGCTGTACGCCGCGCCGCAGGACCTCGCGCCCGTTGCCTACCGACACCCTGAG CAAAGTGTTCGCGGTCGCACGTGGTCGCGCACGATGTCTGCGGACAGCTCGCACCAGTACGCGCAGCCTATTGCCATACACAAGACGTTTGCGAGACAG aattCGACACCAGCGCCTCCCATCCCCGAGCCAGACTACAGCATGTCGGAATCTGATGAAGAAGAACACAAACACAAGGTCGAACCCACTGCCGTCGCGGAAACTAGCGCCAATAGCAATACaag CGGCAGCAGCTCGGGCTCGGGCACGATGCAGCACTCGTTCTCGGTGGACGAGATCCAGAAGATCCGCACGCGGCTGAAGGCGTCCCGCTCGTGCGGCGACGAGCTGGGCGGCGAGCGGGACGACGGCGACAACTCGTCGTCCGGCGTGTCGTCCGACCAGGAGGCGCAGGCCCGCCCGCGCCGCGACAAGGTGTCCTTCTGCAGCTCCGTCACCGTCAAGTCGGGCAACGACGTCATCAGCACGGAGCCCGTGCACTCGTCGTCCGAGAGCCTCGCGCCGCCGCCCATGCAGCGCCACAACTCGCTGACGCGCAAGCGGGCCACTGCGGCCTTAGTGCGGGGGGTCGCCCGCGGCCGGTCGGCGGCCGAGCGGCTGGGCGTGGACGTGGCGCGCGCGCCCGGCCGGCGCTGCGCCGTGTCGCTGGCCGAGCTGCCGCCGCCGCCCGAGGAGCCGGCCGAGGCGCTGCCCGCGCTGCCCGCGCTGCCCGTGCTGGCGCCGCCGCCGCAGTTCAGCGACCGCGTGCGCGTCGTCGCCGCGCTGCCCAAGCTCTCGCACCCCATGTAG
- the LOC123692144 gene encoding SH3 and multiple ankyrin repeat domains protein 3 isoform X8 gives MEGECSEEGWLLVRVHVPELNVQKSLQFSRDQLVWDVKQQCLAALPKVATWYRELKESFNYGLFCPPVNGKAGKFLDEERRLGDYPFNGPVGYLELKYKRRVYKMLKLDEKTLKALHSRANLRRFLEHVQHGQIDKITKACAKGLDPNFHCQETGETPLSIAAGLKTPAKILIALVNGGALLDYRTKDGSTAMHRAVEKNSLEAVKTLLELGASPNYKDGKGLTPLYLSVTNKTDPLLCETLLHDHATIGATDLQGWQEVHQACRNGLVQHLDHLLFYGADMNSRNASGNTPLHVCAVNAQDSCARQLLFRGCDKESLNFANQTPYQVAVIAGNLELAEVIKNYKTEEVVPFRGPPRYNPRRRSAWGWWAGDRSSLASSARLPPELDALLRAPAAPSPCSDRPFSSASSSLSDASHPSHEDDASTVTDKSLGDTSDIISDSSGVGTSTSDTTTCSLQPATLVCLQAYEPAAPGHVRLTQGDIIEVTGSTDEGYLEGRVRGSGASGLFPAHCVQEVRLRHNAHLHQVVSSGTVHHSRVSGRREVGLSKTYSATAPRVKKTLGNTETRTVVLHRARRGFGFVLRGAKAQSPLMELRPSERCPALQYLDDVDAGGVADRAGLRKGDFLLAINGEDVSGASHEHVVELIRSSGALVSMTVVSLHSHAGVGEVNNTCTVPTSKSQGQLSTSGRPYAATLPRKAAGGRSPAPAPPRRDPRTTLSVGRARAKSMVAGLENGGEKEETCEPLSVAGKSSSAESVQLHPGSNNGTPCLGTPVAPRTASIRQRPASSRITAAELEELFQRQADADATGGSGGMMTRSAFQDGSGSPAASPARLASRVYASVADMKRARAKLWSKSASTSTCPAADGAPLRREFHSTPDLAAALAAAPTRTRSSLDLHHEGAVPPPPTGPAPQPQHNAVTSTFRPAAPAKLYAAPQDLAPVAYRHPEQSVRGRTWSRTMSADSSHQYAQPIAIHKTFARQNSTPAPPIPEPDYSMSESDEEEHKHKVEPTAVAETSANSNTRMPMFSLASICIENDEEIYNYL, from the exons GAATTAAAAGAGAGCTTCAACTATGGCCTATTCTGTCCACCGGTCAACGGCAAAGCCGGGAAATTTCTGGACGAAGAGCGGAGGCTCGGTGACTACCCCTTCAACGGACCTGTTGGTTATCTGGAG CTAAAATACAAGCGTCGAGTATACAAGATGCTGAAGCTGGACGAGAAGACGCTGAAAGCGCTGCACTCCCGCGCGAACCTTCGGCGGTTTCTGGAACACGTGCAACACGGACAAATCGACAAAATTACCAAAGCGTGCGCCAAGGGACTCGACCCCAATTTCCATTGCCAAGAAACTGGAG AAACACCTCTATCAatagcggccggcctaaaaaCTCCCGCCAAAATTCTAATAGCGCTGGTCAATGGCGGCGCTCTCCTGGACTATCGGACTAAAGATGGCAGCACCGCCATGCACCGAGCCGTCGAAAAGAACTCTCTAGAAGCTGTCAAAACGCTCCTAGAACTTGGCGCGTCACCGAATTACAAAGATGGCAAGGGACTCACGCCCTTATATCTGTCCGTGACGAACAAAACCGATCCATTATTGTGTGAAACGTTACTACATGATCATGCTACGATTGGAGCTACTGATTTACAAGGGTGGCAGGAAGTTCATCAG GCATGTCGAAACGGTCTGGTCCAGCACTTAGACCACTTGCTGTTCTACGGCGCAGACATGAACAGTCGGAACGCGTCTGGTAATACGCCGCTGCACGTGTGCGCGGTGAACGCGCAGGACTCGTGCGCGCGGCAACTGTTGTTCAGGGGCTGCGATAAGGAATCCTTGAACTTCGCTAATCAGACCCCTTATCAG GTTGCTGTAATAGCAGGAAATTTAGAATTAGCTGAAGTTATAAAGAATTACAAAACCGAAGAAGTTG TGCCGTTCCGCGGGCCGCCGCGCTACAACCCGCGGCGCCGCTCGGCGTGGGGCTGGTGGGCCGGCGACCGCTCGTCGCTGGCGAGCAGCGCGCGCCTGCCGCCCGAGCTGGACGCGCTGCTGCGCGCGCCCGCCGCGCCCTCGCCCTGCAGCGACCGCCCCTTCTCCTCCGCCTCCTCCAGCCTCAGCGACGCCAGCCACCCCAGCCACGAGGACGACGCCAGCACCGTCACGG ATAAGAGCCTGGGCGACACGAGCGACATCATCTCGGACTCGAGCGGCGTGGGCACGAGCACGTCGGACACGACCACGTGCTCGCTGCAGCCCGCCACGCTCGTGTGCCTGCAGGCGTACGAGCCCGCCGCGCCCGGGCATGTGCGACTCACGCAGGGGGATATCATAGAAG TAACGGGTTCAACAGACGAGGGCTACCTAGAAGGCCGCGTGCGCGGGTCGGGCGCGAGCGGGCTGTTCCCCGCGCATTGCGTGCAAGAAGTGAGACTACGACATAATGCGCATTTGCATCAG GTAGTTTCATCAGGAACAGTCCATCATTCTCGAGTGAGTGGCCGCCGGGAAGTCGGGCTCAGTAAAACTTACAGCGCCACCGCTCCTAGGGTTAAGAAAAC GTTGGGCAACACGGAGACGCGCACGGTGGTGCTGCACCGCGCGCGGCGCGGCTTCGGGTTCGTGCTGCGCGGCGCCAAGGCGCAGTCCCCGCTCATGGAGCTGCGCCCGTCCGAGCGCTGCCCCGCGCTGCAGTACCTGGACGACGTGGACGCGGGCGGCGTGGCCGACCGCGCGGGGCTGCGCAAGGGGGACTTCCTGCTCGCA ATAAACGGCGAAGACGTGTCAGGCGCGTCCCACGAGCACGTGGTAGAACTCATCCGCAGTTCAGGCGCTCTCGTGTCTATGACGGTTGTCTCACTGCATTCTCACG CGGGTGTTGGTGAGGTGAACAATACATGCACAGTGCCGACCAGCAAGTCGCAGGGTCAACTGTCCACCAGCGGCCGGCCTTACGCCGCAACACTACCACGAAAAGCTGCTGGTG GCCGCAGCCCCGCACCGGCGCCTCCACGGCGTGACCCGCGAACTACATTGAGCGTGGGAAGAGCAAGAGCCAAATCTATGGTCGCTGGACTCG AAAACGGTGGCGAAAAAGAAGAAACGTGTGAACCACTTAGTGTCGCTGGAAAATCATCATCTGCTGAATCCGTGCAATTACATCCTGGTAGTAATA ACGGCACACCTTGTCTCGGTACCCCGGTAGCCCCTCGGACGGCAAGCATCCGACAGCGCCCGGCCTCCTCACGCATCACAGCCGCAGAGCTGGAAGAGCTGTTCCAGAGACAGGCGGATGCTGATGCTAC cgGTGGCAGCGGTGGCATGATGACTCGCAGCGCATTTCAAGATGGCAGTGGGTCACCCGCAGCATCACCCGCACGTCTCGCTTCACGAGTTTACGCGTCTGTTGCTGATATGAAGCGGGCGCGTGCTAAg CTATGGAGCAAATCGGCGAGCACGAGCACGTGCCCGGCCGCAGACGGCGCCCCGCTGCGGCGCGAGTTCCACTCCACGCCCGACCTCGCCGCCGCGCTCGCTGCTGCGCCCACGCGCACGCGCTCCAGTCTCGACCTGCACCATG AGGGCGCAGTCCCCCCACCACCCACAGGCCCAGCACCGCAGCCACAACACAACGCGGTGACGTCCACGTTCCGTCCCGCCGCGCCCGCCAAGCTGTACGCCGCGCCGCAGGACCTCGCGCCCGTTGCCTACCGACACCCTGAG CAAAGTGTTCGCGGTCGCACGTGGTCGCGCACGATGTCTGCGGACAGCTCGCACCAGTACGCGCAGCCTATTGCCATACACAAGACGTTTGCGAGACAG aattCGACACCAGCGCCTCCCATCCCCGAGCCAGACTACAGCATGTCGGAATCTGATGAAGAAGAACACAAACACAAGGTCGAACCCACTGCCGTCGCGGAAACTAGCGCCAATAGCAATACaag GATGCCCATGTTTTCCCTTGCTTCAATTTGTATCGAAAATGACGAGGagatttacaattatttataa